AACCGGGCGGCCAGCTCACCCTCACCACTGACGTGGCGAACTACCCCGGCTTCCCGGACGGCATCAGCGGCCCCGATCTGGTCAACAACATGAAAGAGCAGGCCAAGCAGTTCGGCGCTGACATCGAACACGGGATCGTCACCGAACTGGACGACTCCGAGCGCCCCTTCCGCGTCGAACTCCGGGACGGGACGGTCTACACCTGCGACGCCTTCATCGCTGCTTCGGGTGCCAGCGCCCGGACGCTCGGCATCCCCGGCGAGGACGAACTCATGGGCTACGGGGTCTCGACCTGTGCCACCTGCGACGGCGCGTTCTTCCGCGACGAGGACATGCTCGTCATCGGCGGCGGCGACGCGGCCATGGAGGAGGCCAATTTCCTCACCAAGTTCGCCGACACGGTGTACATCGCCCACCGCCGCGAGGAGTTCCGCGCCGAGGACTACTGGATCGACCGCATCGAGGAGAAAGTCGCGGCCGGTGACGTGAAACTCCTGAAGAACACCGAGGCAATGGAGATCCACGGCTCCGAGGAAGACGGCGTCGACTACGTCGATCTGGTCCGCCACCCCGAGGGCCACCCCACCGACAAACTCGACGACCCCGAGACCGAGCAGATGCAACTCGACGTGGGTGCGGTCTTCCTCGCCATCGGTCACACGCCCAACACCGACTACCTCGAAGACACGGGCGTCGAACTGGACGACACCGGCTACCTCCGCACGCAGGGCGGCCGCGACGGCGGCCAGACGAAAACTGCCGTCGAAGGCATCTTCGGGGCCGGCGACGTGGTCGACCACCACTACCAGCAGGCCGCCACCGCGGGCGGAATGGGGGTAAAGGCCGCGCTGGACGCCGACGAGTACCTCGAAGACGCGGTGACCGCAGAGGCCGCCGAGAGTGAGGGCGTCGGCGCGGAAGCCGACGACTGAGGATCGACGGCCGCGCGAGCCTGGACCGTTTTACACTCGCTCTCGCTCGGAGAGCAGCGCGTATCCGAACCAGGCCCCGACGCCGGCGGCCAGCGCGATCCCGAGCCGGATGCCGGTGAGTATCGGACCGAAGCTCAGTCCCTGGAACCGATCCACCGGCGGCAGGAGAGAGAGGGTCACGAGCAGGTACAGCGCAGTCGCCGCACCGAGCCACAGCAGGAGCGACCGTCGGTCCAGTCGTTCGCCACGGTTCCGCCGGAGCCAGACCACCGCGCCGAGTGACAGCGCGAGGACGACCGCGCCGGGGGCCTGCGTCGCGAGGAAGCGCCCGAGGAACCGCGGGACGGTCACCGACGCGATGGCGAGCGTCGCGAGCGGTCCAGCCCACCCACCCGACGGTGCGAACGCGAGGTAGAAGTCCTCCTCGGGGAGCGACGGCGGATCGGTCGCGTTCCCCGTCAGTGTCAGGGTCCTGCCCTCGACGGTCCCGGCGGAGCCGACGGCGCTCTCCACGTCGTTGGCCAGCGTCGTATTCGGGGGGCCCACGATCCGGAGTCGATCGACGTCGACGTACCACCCGTTCCCGCGGCCGTCGGTGTGGAACTCGTCGACGAGGAGGACGCCGGCGGGGGTCTCCCGCCCCACCGTCGGTTCGCGGAACACGACCGTGATCACGGACTTGTTGGCGGAAAGGGATCGGAGTCGTATCTCCTCGTCGCTGTTGTCGTCTGCGGCGTCAGCCATCTCCCGAGCGATGGTCCGACGCAGACGCCGGTCCGTGGCGAGTGCCGAGGGGTCACGGAACGACTCGTTTCGGTCGGTTTCGGCGGCCTCGCCGCCGTACCGTTCCGGGACGCGGTCCTCGAATCGACTCGTAACGGTCCACGTCGCGCTCCCGTTGGAGTGGACCCGAACGTCGGCGGTGCTGTCGGTCACGTCGAGGGCGACGCCGTGGCGGTGGGCGCTCCACTCCAGCCCCTCCTGACAGGGCCGACAGACCGACTCCGGTGGCGGGGCGGCCGTGGCGGGGACCACTGCGAGGAGGGCCAGGGCCAGCAGGAGGGAGCAGGCGAGCGCCCGGGTGGCGGGGGACACGAGTTCGTGCGTCGACACGAACCCCGCCGGCAAGTAGATTGTCCCACCGGTGTCGTCAGATCCCCGGGTCGCGATCGTCGGTTCCGCCCGGCCCACTCTGCTGGCGGTCCGGCAGTGGCTGGGTCAGTTCGACGTAGAGCCACGCCACGGTGACAGCGAGCGTCAGTCCCGTGAGGAGCAGGGTTCCGATCACGGTTCAGAGTCACCGGGTCACCGCAAAAGCCTCGCTATGAGCGATATTGAGCCGTCCGTAGCGATCA
Above is a genomic segment from Halorientalis sp. LT38 containing:
- a CDS encoding NAD(P)/FAD-dependent oxidoreductase; this encodes MTDDAAEHRRLIIAGTGIAGLSAAIYAGRSNNDPLVLEGDEPGGQLTLTTDVANYPGFPDGISGPDLVNNMKEQAKQFGADIEHGIVTELDDSERPFRVELRDGTVYTCDAFIAASGASARTLGIPGEDELMGYGVSTCATCDGAFFRDEDMLVIGGGDAAMEEANFLTKFADTVYIAHRREEFRAEDYWIDRIEEKVAAGDVKLLKNTEAMEIHGSEEDGVDYVDLVRHPEGHPTDKLDDPETEQMQLDVGAVFLAIGHTPNTDYLEDTGVELDDTGYLRTQGGRDGGQTKTAVEGIFGAGDVVDHHYQQAATAGGMGVKAALDADEYLEDAVTAEAAESEGVGAEADD